From a region of the Rhinopithecus roxellana isolate Shanxi Qingling chromosome 8, ASM756505v1, whole genome shotgun sequence genome:
- the LOC115899129 gene encoding uncharacterized protein LOC115899129 isoform X2: protein MEGLRRGLSRWKRYHIKVHLADEALLLPLTVRPRDTLSDLRAQLVGQGVSSWKRAFYYNARRLDDHQTVRDARLQDGSVLLLVSDPR from the coding sequence ATGGAGGGGCTGCGGCGGGGGCTGTCGCGCTGGAAGCGCTACCACATCAAGGTGCACCTGGCGGACGAGGCGCTGCTGCTGCCGCTGACCGTGCGGCCGCGGGACACACTCAGCGACCTGCGCGCCCAGCTGGTGGGCCAGGGCGTGAGCTCCTGGAAGCGCGCCTTCTACTACAACGCGCGGCGGCTGGACGACCACCAGACGGTGCGCGACGCGCGCTTGCAGGACGGCTCGGTGCTGCTGCTCGTCAGCGACCCCAG